The Blastopirellula marina genomic sequence GCGATTCACGGAGGAACGCATGGCAACGACGACCGCGACCAGGGAAGACGTGTCTCACTTGTGGGAAGCCTACAAAGTGGACCCGTCGCGGAAAGAATTACGAAACCAACTTGTTGAACGCTACTTGCCGCTGGTGAAATACAACGGCGAGCGGATCTGGGCTCGACTCCCTGAAGGGGTTGAACTCGACGATCTGATTTCGGCAGGCGTCTTTGGCTTGATGGACGCAATCGACGCGTTCGATATGAGCCGAGGCGTGAAGTTCGAAACGTATTGTGTCCCGCGTATTCGCGGTGCAATGCTGGACGAACTGCGAACCATGGACTGGGTACCCCGTCTGGTTCGCTCGAAAGCGAGCAAGTTGAACGAAGCAACCAAGCAATTGGAAGCCAAGTTTGGACGGGCACCTACTCACCAAGAGCTGGCAGAGCACATGCAAATGCCACTCAAGGAACTCGAGAAGATGGTCTCCGACGCAAACGCCGTCGGGCTCATCAGCCTCAACAAAAAGTGGTATGAAACGGACAGCTACAAAGACGTCCGTGAAATCGATATTCTCGAAGACAAGAAGGGGGAAGACCCCACGCGTCGCATTCAAAAGAATGACCTGATGCGTCTGGTGACCAAGGGGCTCAATCGCAACGAGCGTCTGATCATCATTCTGTACTACTACGAAGAGCTGACCATGAAAGAAATCGGTGCCACGCTCGACCTGAGCGAAAGCCGCGTCAGCCAGATGCACAGCAGCATCGTCTCGCGACTCCAAAGCCAACTCGGACGGCGTAAGCCAGAGTTCGGAACGGTTTAGAGTTTGCCGCGAGATTGTTAGATCAAATCGCAAACGACCCGCTCTTGAGTGGGTCGTTTGTTTTTGCGCTAGTGGCAAGTTTTCAGTGTTCCTTCTTAAGCTCCTGCCGGGGCTTAAGAGCCAAGCCTTCCAACATGCACCAAGCCATCCCCCTGGTGCGCGATCGGATTGTTCGAGAGCCCAATGACCAGGCCGTCGTACGGGGCCTTCAAATACTTCGGTTCCGTTCCAAACACATCGGCGATGATGCCAATTTGTTGTCCGTCGTGAACTTCGTCCCCGAGTTCGACCAGCAGGCGTACGATCCCGCTTCGTTTGGCGCGTACCCAAGTCGATTCGCGGATCATCTTGGGGGCACGCTTGGGAAGCTTGACCGGTGTCTTGAGCATGTTCAGAAATGAAAGAACACGCATCACGCCGTTCACGCCAACTCGAATCGAGTCGTGGTTGAAGCGATTGGGTTCGCCTGCTTCGTAAAGCAGAACCTTGATCCCCTTCGCATTGGCCGCCGCGCGCAGCGAGCCGTCGCGCAGGTCGGAATGCACAATCGCAGGCGGTCCGAAGGCCAACGCACATTCGTACGTTTCTTCGTCATCCATATCGCCGCGGATCTGCGGAAGATTGGTTCGCAAATTGGAACCGGTGTGCAAATCGATGCCGTACTGACAACGCGAAACCACTTCGGTCATCATCAGCTTGGCCAGTCGCGAGGCGAGCGATCCCGTCTTCGAGCCTGGGAAAGAACGGTTCAAGTCGCGTCGGTCAGGCAGGTAACGGCTCTGGTTGATCACGCCAAAGCCGTTCACCATCGGCACGACAATCAACGTTCCGATCAACTTGCTTGGCGTCAGCTTCTCAAGAAGCATGCGAGCAATCTCGACCCCGTTCAGTTCGTCGCCATGCACGGCGGCAGAAACCCAAGCGGTGGGACCTTCAACCGGGCCATGCAACACTTCAATTGGCAGAGTGATGTACGTGCCGGTAGGAAGACGAGCGACAGGGATTTCCAGACGCAGCCGATTGCCAGGGCCTACGTACTGTCCACCAATGACAAACGAACGGCTGGGTTGTGGGCTGGGCTGGTTGGTGTGTCGCGCGTCCATACGTCGTAAGATCCCTCTCTTACGTTACGGCATAATGCTTTGAGAAATCTGAAACAGTCGATTTTTGAGTTCATTGGCCGCCGAATCAAGTTCGCTGATCTGAATTCGAGCTGTCGGTTCTGACTCGTCTTCCGAAGTGCGTGACGGATTACTCGCGGATGATTGCTCGTCTTGAGAGGACAGCGAAGATTGCCCTTCGATCGGAATCAGCGTTTCGCCATTGTTCAGGAAGCCACAATTGCGGCCGGCTGCCTTAGCGGCGTATAACGCTTCGTCGGCTCCCTTAGTTAGCGTATCGAGCGCTTCGACATGGATAACCGGCATCAGCCCGCAACTGATCGTGATGTCGATCGACGTTTCGCCGTATTGCACCGGCAACGAACGCACCACGTTTAGGACCTTCTTCGCGACCGTCGAAACCGAAGCCCAATCCGATTCAGGAACCAGGATGGCCAACTCTTCGCCGCCGATCCGAGCCAGGTAGTCGGTCTTTCGCATGACACTGTTCAGGCGAGCGGCAACTTCACGTAGTACCATGTCACCCGCATCGTGCCCGTAGGTATCGTTGACACGTTTGAAATGGTCGATGTCAAGAATCATCAGGCTGAACGGTTGCTGCTTGCGCTGCCAGAGTGCCCAGCGGCGTTCTCGTTCTTCGTCGAAAGCACGGCGGTTGAGCAGTTGTGTGAGAGGATCGGTCCGGGCTTCCGACAGGGTGTCTTCCAGTTCTTGCGATTGCGTCTTCAACGTTGCCTCGGCCGATTCCAATCGCTGCTTTAGCTTCTGATTGGCGGCGGTAATCTGGGCAATCAACTCGACTGCCTTGGCTGACGGGCCATCGTCGGCGACGGCCTGACCACCCTCAGGCTGGATCAACTTCTGTTCGAGATTCTCGAGCAATTCGATATGCTTACTCAGGTCGCCGGTGAAGTGGTTGGTGAACTGAATCATGCCAGCCAACTGATCGCGATACGCGGCCGACTCATCTTCGGACTCGGCAGGTTGCGGTGGTTGAACGTACTTGGCCCACAGTCTTCCAAGCCAGAAACCAATGACGATCCCCACGAAGAGAGTCACCACGCCGAAAACGTCACCCAGAACAAACGTCAATAGCTCTGCCATAGTTCGGTCAAACAATCAGATGCAGGGAAAACGTCGAGAACCACAAAAACAGGGGCACCTTGCGCGGTTCCAGTCGGTTACGACCAAAACCGCTGGGAAATCTTAGGTTACAGGTTGCCCGATGAGACGGGGCAACAGTGTTTCTGGGGGAATCGCAGTATTAAAAGTT encodes the following:
- a CDS encoding FliA/WhiG family RNA polymerase sigma factor, which translates into the protein MATTTATREDVSHLWEAYKVDPSRKELRNQLVERYLPLVKYNGERIWARLPEGVELDDLISAGVFGLMDAIDAFDMSRGVKFETYCVPRIRGAMLDELRTMDWVPRLVRSKASKLNEATKQLEAKFGRAPTHQELAEHMQMPLKELEKMVSDANAVGLISLNKKWYETDSYKDVREIDILEDKKGEDPTRRIQKNDLMRLVTKGLNRNERLIIILYYYEELTMKEIGATLDLSESRVSQMHSSIVSRLQSQLGRRKPEFGTV
- a CDS encoding succinylglutamate desuccinylase/aspartoacylase family protein; its protein translation is MDARHTNQPSPQPSRSFVIGGQYVGPGNRLRLEIPVARLPTGTYITLPIEVLHGPVEGPTAWVSAAVHGDELNGVEIARMLLEKLTPSKLIGTLIVVPMVNGFGVINQSRYLPDRRDLNRSFPGSKTGSLASRLAKLMMTEVVSRCQYGIDLHTGSNLRTNLPQIRGDMDDEETYECALAFGPPAIVHSDLRDGSLRAAANAKGIKVLLYEAGEPNRFNHDSIRVGVNGVMRVLSFLNMLKTPVKLPKRAPKMIRESTWVRAKRSGIVRLLVELGDEVHDGQQIGIIADVFGTEPKYLKAPYDGLVIGLSNNPIAHQGDGLVHVGRLGS
- a CDS encoding diguanylate cyclase domain-containing protein; this encodes MAELLTFVLGDVFGVVTLFVGIVIGFWLGRLWAKYVQPPQPAESEDESAAYRDQLAGMIQFTNHFTGDLSKHIELLENLEQKLIQPEGGQAVADDGPSAKAVELIAQITAANQKLKQRLESAEATLKTQSQELEDTLSEARTDPLTQLLNRRAFDEERERRWALWQRKQQPFSLMILDIDHFKRVNDTYGHDAGDMVLREVAARLNSVMRKTDYLARIGGEELAILVPESDWASVSTVAKKVLNVVRSLPVQYGETSIDITISCGLMPVIHVEALDTLTKGADEALYAAKAAGRNCGFLNNGETLIPIEGQSSLSSQDEQSSASNPSRTSEDESEPTARIQISELDSAANELKNRLFQISQSIMP